From the genome of Ignavibacteria bacterium:
TTACTTAGAAAAACAGATTTATAAAAACCAAGCACAATTGAAGTCTGCCGTTGACATTGATGAGATTAAGAAACTGATGGAAATAGATAAAATGCTAAAGCAAGAAATCATTAAAATTAAATCAATGAAGTTTAGAGAAAATTAAATTCTAGGCTTCTCTTTCATTAAATACTTATTGATTAATGCAGTTAATCTTTATAACTGAGATTCGGGAGTTGAAATGCGGATCATAAGACCAATCTTAATATTAACTATACTTCTCATCTTCGGTTGTTCGAACTCAAACGATTCTAATCAAATTGAAACGTCAGGGACGATCGAAGCATCGGAAGTCGAAATTCGAACTAAAGTTGCCGGTGAATTGATTGATATTGAAATTAAAGAAGGTGAAAAAGTCAGCACAGGTGATGTTATCGCTTTAATTGATGATTCCGACCTTCAAATTCAAAAGGCACAAGCAGTTGCAGCGCTTAACCTCGCAAAAGCAAAATATCAGACAGTAATTGAGGGGACAAGACCCGAAGATAAAGCCCAGCTTGAAGAATTTGTTAAACAAGCTCAGTTGAATTACGACAATGCAAAACAAGATTTTGAGAGAGCTGAAAACCTTTTCAAATCACAAAGTGTTTCGCAAAAAATATTTGACGATGCGAAGCTTAGAGTTGAAGTCGCAGAAGCACAATTTACAGCAGCAAAGGAGAATTTGAAAAAAGCAGTCACGGGTGCGCGTCAATCGGAAATCAATGCTGCGAAGGCTGCTGTTGAGCAGGCAAATGCTGCCGTTGATGCAACTGATAAAAGAATCAGCGATGCGATAATCAAATCGCCGATTAACGGTTTTTCAACCTTAATGAATTATGAAAAAGGAGAAATCGTAAATACAGGTGCTGTTCTAACTCGTGTAGTCGATTTGCAAAATGTTTGGACAAAAATATTCATTAACGAAATTGATCTTGGTAAAATCCATTTGAATCAAGAAGTCATTATTAAAGTTGATTCGTTCAAAGATCGTCAATTCAAAGGCCGGGTCTCGTACATCTCACCCGAAGCTGAATTCACTCCAAAAAATATTCAGACAAAAGAAGAAAGAGTGAAGCTAGTATATGCTGTGAAAGTTTCAATCAACAACGATGACTTGCTCTTAAAACAAGGTATGCAGTGCGACGTCTTAATAAAATGAAATATGAAATTGTAAAAATTAAAATTAGTGACATTGAACAAGCAGGAAGTATTATCTGTTAAGAACCTTAAGAAGTCATTTAATCAAGTAACTGCACTTGATGATTTCGAACTTTCAGTTAGGGAAGGAGAGCTTTTTGGAATTGTTGGACCCGATGGCGCTGGCAAAACTACTGCAATAAAAATTTTTTCTGGCGTCGAAAAAAAAGATTCAGGTAATGTCAAAGTTCTTGGTTACAACATCGATACCGAAAGAGATTTGATAAATCGTGAAATCGGCTATCTCTCGCAAAAATTCTCACTTTATGGTGATTTGACTATTGACGAAAACATTGAATTCTTTGCGAAAATACATGGAGTGAAAAAATATCACGAGAGAAAAGAAGAACTTCTTCAATTTACAAGATTAACCCCTTTCAGAAATAGATTGGCTGATAAACTTTCCGGTGGAATGCGGCAGAAACTTGCACTCGCTTCAACTCTAATTCACTCGCCTAAAATAATTTTTCTTGATGAACCAACAAACGGAGTTGATCCTGTCTCGCGCAGAGATTTTTGGGGGATCTTATCTGCTCTTCTAAAACAAGGTATTACAGTCGTTATCTCAACTCCTTATTTGGACGAAACTGAAAGATGCACCAAAGTCGCATTAATTAATAAAGGAAAAACTCTGATTCAAGATACACCAATGAACATAAAAGAAGTTATTAAAGAAAACGTCTTTGAGATTGTATGCAGTCCTATCAGAGAAATCTATATGCATCTGAAGAATAAATTCCCAGAAATGGAGATTCAAATGTTTGGCGATCGGTTGAACCTGTTAGCAAACATATCGATTGAAAAAATAATTGTGGATATTACCTCGCAAGGTTACAATATCGTCAACTACAGAAAAATTCTACCCTCGCTTGAAAATGTTTTTATTCACATTCTGACAAAAACAAATGAACAATAATTTAGCGATAACGACTTCACATCTTACTAAAAAGTTCGGCAATTTTGTTTCGGTGAACGATGTTACATTCGACGTTAAACGTGGTGAGATTTTTGGATTTCTCGGGTCGAATGGAGCAGGAAAAACTACAACAATCAGAATGCTGTGCGGAATTTTGCCGCCGGCTTCAGGTCATGGTTTAGTAGCGGGATTTGACATTATCACTCAACCGGAAAAAATAAAAGAAAACATAGGCTACATGTCTCAAAAGTTTTCGCTTTACGCAGAACTGACAGTTGAAGAAAACATAGATTTTTTCTCAGGTGCATATAAGTTAAATAATAACTTACGAGTCGATGCTAAGAAACGAGCACTTGAAATTTCGAGATTAACAGGCAAGAAAAACGTTCAAGCTCGAAATCTTGCGACCGGCTGGAAACAGCGGCTTGCACTCGCTTGTGCACTTCTTCATAATCCCAAAATTGTTTTTTTAGATGAACCGACTGCAGGCGTTGATCCAATTTCACGCAGAGATTTTTGGGATTTGATTTATGAACTTGCCTCCGATGGAATAACGATTTTCGTTACAACTCATTTTCTTGATGAAGCAGAACACTGT
Proteins encoded in this window:
- a CDS encoding HlyD family efflux transporter periplasmic adaptor subunit; this encodes MRIIRPILILTILLIFGCSNSNDSNQIETSGTIEASEVEIRTKVAGELIDIEIKEGEKVSTGDVIALIDDSDLQIQKAQAVAALNLAKAKYQTVIEGTRPEDKAQLEEFVKQAQLNYDNAKQDFERAENLFKSQSVSQKIFDDAKLRVEVAEAQFTAAKENLKKAVTGARQSEINAAKAAVEQANAAVDATDKRISDAIIKSPINGFSTLMNYEKGEIVNTGAVLTRVVDLQNVWTKIFINEIDLGKIHLNQEVIIKVDSFKDRQFKGRVSYISPEAEFTPKNIQTKEERVKLVYAVKVSINNDDLLLKQGMQCDVLIK
- a CDS encoding ABC transporter ATP-binding protein; translation: MNKQEVLSVKNLKKSFNQVTALDDFELSVREGELFGIVGPDGAGKTTAIKIFSGVEKKDSGNVKVLGYNIDTERDLINREIGYLSQKFSLYGDLTIDENIEFFAKIHGVKKYHERKEELLQFTRLTPFRNRLADKLSGGMRQKLALASTLIHSPKIIFLDEPTNGVDPVSRRDFWGILSALLKQGITVVISTPYLDETERCTKVALINKGKTLIQDTPMNIKEVIKENVFEIVCSPIREIYMHLKNKFPEMEIQMFGDRLNLLANISIEKIIVDITSQGYNIVNYRKILPSLENVFIHILTKTNEQ
- a CDS encoding ABC transporter ATP-binding protein; translation: MNNNLAITTSHLTKKFGNFVSVNDVTFDVKRGEIFGFLGSNGAGKTTTIRMLCGILPPASGHGLVAGFDIITQPEKIKENIGYMSQKFSLYAELTVEENIDFFSGAYKLNNNLRVDAKKRALEISRLTGKKNVQARNLATGWKQRLALACALLHNPKIVFLDEPTAGVDPISRRDFWDLIYELASDGITIFVTTHFLDEAEHCTSLGLIHEGRIVAQGSPHALKNQFQTELYRIDTDKPIELMESLQKEDSVYDVTLFGSSIHASFRFGIEPKIIINKYASNIKSEIKSVEKITPSLEDVFISIIEDKSASRI